The Pseudomonas baetica genome includes a region encoding these proteins:
- a CDS encoding NEL-type E3 ubiquitin ligase domain-containing protein, with protein MIDTPAALEKGQHHRFLKKKLHARIRHFTGADIHHLSRARTPGGLAEGSLPAWFAALPVDQRQIVRDSQARSRTSNETLAKTLKGFKSVAEFAQPLLEAALEKKFGLKVDTTKTWWYSEILTDALGTDQTLLQLALRNFREGQTFSARELIAEQGEPAPMGRGSEGLYGWYYPKSGPSKCYKIKKLPIPPAEFAALCRELDVGKQYQDHLQAIFDGEDKRTAVKAQTITAWKDSLRVHAHLAHAQARISPSGYLALLDVLNGEKNPQLDGEAVAFSQLYVLGSAVSEMFVIGARRRKGKNIDFSWNNPGVNLFDVLTYKDSRIIVCIPGDPVAPVKEYPSLRAFEKDLALRLRSVNYQRWFMRLVPHGEAGKFLGKIQPALQTLKWNADFAYRGQGMAGSRDGAYERVYHDEPQLDIIEAFFAGELFNELYDRHEKRLKTSAEQLAVPTAKVDHDAWYERMMHYAEWGLSILNVAAFFVPGLGEVMMAVMAVQLTMDVYHGVQAWSIGDTDLAWHYLGAVAANVAFMAVAGAAASKAPKILATPIVEGLVKVRLPFGDEQLWRPGLTPYKSTTRLPAGLAPDALGQYTLDGKSYLKIDGEVYEKTFDPQANRWRIKHPDDPQAYHPVLEHNGQGAWRHGFERPLEWDRATLLRRLGPATDGFDVATLERIADLSGVDDAALRAMHTDNLPMPSTLADTLRQFRIDRQLNEMIEQIRLGQAVPDDLYPYAVPEMVNLSRWPQGRVIEVFDPANPSSAVSRYGQATTPARSAIRVSRSQVSAGQLPEQVLAALDEQDTVTLLGFEGARVRAQRTAVLREQLANHVAANKRTVFERINAADRAPVTQTPGLTALREVFPKLSTGAVEEILKAASARERLFIKQNDRLPTSLLLKARARMRIARLNQALVGLQLDNAASADSRRLALHALEKLPGWPDNLRLEVRQQDVAGTLLDSIGSESATQVKYLVTDGYQHNQPGQFQAFDQVGNPLNSVPARGDNFYPSIMSALPDNARLQLGLPHVGQQAQLQRALASHATTHREQMLEVLIPHAPARRFKSPLKLSDGRTGYRLSGRGAGGRRNHLLLARVRDIYPNFSDEVAEGMVNQLLLEGRSTSQIFHLLNERAREYEALRVQLEHWSQADGAVFVRAPVARVILDTWRLRGLCDVEATVRLDLNAVDRLPELHANFPHVRTLGLSITNVVGQSSEAFVRQFPNVRALEVAIWQGAVGTLLVESLRSLTSIRELQVIGRLDQEFSDTAQALVDAMPQLERLALHGMTGELDVSRLSNLRSLNISGTQQSWPKGVFGLPHLRALDLSYTRITTLPDELFVEPQPLWAGLKINWARLDQEQFVKAYDYLHNDPAHRVNTEQMLDVYCRGTLKEAMDSGNEMATTALRQLKREGLSGQTLLAHVNGVRQDGNVLSEQLTVWQQTPKSVNGKPVGLRDREVAASRIRECWRNGLHQRYGAQQSATAFEPRPGPSTSRPGPITLLADTATLELPAATLGDLPQLPTLSTTGFSHVRTLKMSEVLVSPEDFSAFLRHFPELGTLDLSRNQLLEMPSILPGLDHLNKLSLHHNYLSITSANQTRLNGLHGLEYLDLRYNRIESLNATSLRGLKVLRLGHSAIENWPTGVLDLPNLLQLELNNSAITTIPEAALTAREGLWIDLSGCRLSENARQRLLEASRSIVPMGMSRADLRDGITVSGGPAYYPPLVSKNPELLLALPVMQTSDLSRMTAQARLQRLDTELGGAEAIQAVDELTGRLGGAVPLFAQLTRWDEQFQALTRSLNEWISAPPFQLRELSFPLWVSAMERRKAADLILACWRQNLRGAVPVEGLDGGFTLDLFDIPLGRLPALSGDFAHVGVLKLNRLFLAENGLDGFLDGFAGVHTLELNGNQLTMLPEPVTALPALRRLSASHNRLSASPALQTHLSALTHLQSLDLSQNWLEELDVSALTGLERLVLHGNRLVYWPGGVLTLPALRALDLRDNMIETIPQVLMSDAHRRLRAGTNLANNDNLEGASLIMLRNHMQDGETMLGWPSTEIDEVLESLVSDSDFDTEESAMSDEMIDVSHVTGTAARERWIDPAADDAEALTRVWNDLEQVPDSAAFFNLLDGLDGTRDFLQGRTELTRRVHRVLTVAEQNPELREVLFNMAKSPQTCKDGRILLFSDIEVKVFELETVQATPESQQDNVLFKLGRNLFRLGKLEKIADRDILQRQSQGGRPDPAEVRLAYRIGLRERLELPGQPTDMIYSGNVTALMLDAAYAEVIAAEQSDALIEEMVGRQYWADHLRRKYPQRFRVLKEAQAKTQGEFEDRYPDLNDAYLAELGTLEVTFKTEETALLVELSKVERLQFTQ; from the coding sequence ATGATTGACACCCCGGCGGCCCTGGAAAAGGGTCAGCATCATCGTTTTCTGAAAAAAAAACTGCACGCGCGGATACGCCATTTCACCGGCGCCGATATCCATCATTTAAGCCGGGCGAGAACGCCTGGCGGGTTGGCCGAAGGCAGCCTGCCAGCGTGGTTCGCGGCGCTGCCGGTTGATCAGCGCCAAATCGTGCGCGACAGCCAGGCGCGCAGCCGCACCTCCAATGAAACCCTGGCGAAAACCCTCAAGGGATTCAAAAGCGTCGCCGAGTTTGCGCAACCGTTGCTTGAGGCGGCTCTGGAGAAAAAGTTTGGTTTGAAAGTCGATACAACGAAGACCTGGTGGTACAGCGAAATTCTCACCGACGCGCTGGGTACCGATCAGACCCTGTTGCAGTTGGCGCTGCGCAATTTCCGTGAAGGGCAAACCTTTAGTGCGCGCGAGCTGATCGCCGAACAGGGCGAACCGGCGCCCATGGGCCGGGGCAGCGAAGGCCTGTACGGTTGGTACTATCCGAAAAGTGGCCCGTCAAAGTGCTACAAGATCAAAAAACTGCCCATTCCACCGGCCGAGTTTGCTGCGCTGTGCCGTGAACTGGATGTCGGCAAACAGTATCAGGATCATCTGCAAGCGATCTTCGACGGCGAGGACAAACGCACTGCTGTCAAAGCCCAGACGATTACGGCATGGAAGGACAGCCTGCGCGTGCATGCACACCTGGCGCATGCCCAGGCGCGGATCTCACCTTCGGGTTATCTCGCGTTACTGGACGTGCTCAACGGTGAAAAAAACCCACAGCTGGACGGTGAAGCGGTCGCGTTCAGTCAGTTGTATGTACTCGGCTCAGCGGTCAGCGAAATGTTCGTCATCGGCGCCCGCCGACGCAAAGGCAAGAACATCGATTTCAGCTGGAATAACCCCGGTGTGAATCTGTTTGACGTGCTGACCTATAAAGATTCGCGGATCATCGTTTGCATACCCGGTGATCCGGTGGCTCCGGTCAAGGAGTACCCTTCGCTGCGAGCCTTTGAAAAGGATCTGGCGCTGCGTTTGCGTAGTGTGAATTACCAGCGCTGGTTCATGCGCCTGGTGCCCCACGGCGAGGCCGGCAAGTTTCTTGGCAAGATCCAGCCGGCCTTGCAGACGCTGAAGTGGAACGCTGACTTTGCGTACCGGGGGCAGGGCATGGCGGGCAGTCGGGACGGTGCCTACGAACGTGTTTACCATGACGAACCGCAACTGGACATCATTGAGGCCTTCTTCGCGGGCGAGCTGTTCAATGAGCTGTATGACAGGCACGAGAAGCGCCTGAAAACCTCGGCGGAGCAATTGGCAGTGCCCACCGCCAAGGTCGATCATGACGCCTGGTATGAGCGCATGATGCACTACGCCGAGTGGGGCCTGAGCATCCTCAACGTCGCGGCGTTTTTTGTGCCCGGCCTGGGCGAAGTGATGATGGCCGTGATGGCCGTGCAACTGACGATGGATGTGTATCACGGCGTGCAAGCGTGGAGCATCGGTGACACCGACCTGGCATGGCATTATCTGGGCGCGGTGGCCGCCAACGTAGCGTTCATGGCCGTCGCCGGCGCTGCAGCGAGCAAAGCACCGAAAATACTCGCTACGCCGATTGTCGAGGGGCTGGTCAAGGTCCGGTTGCCGTTCGGTGACGAACAACTGTGGCGCCCGGGCCTGACCCCTTACAAGAGCACAACGCGCCTGCCTGCGGGGCTTGCGCCGGATGCGCTGGGCCAATACACGCTGGACGGCAAAAGCTATCTGAAGATTGATGGCGAGGTGTATGAAAAGACCTTCGATCCGCAGGCCAACAGATGGCGAATCAAGCATCCAGATGATCCGCAGGCGTATCACCCGGTGCTTGAGCACAACGGCCAGGGCGCCTGGCGACATGGCTTCGAGCGCCCGCTGGAGTGGGATCGTGCCACGTTGCTACGACGCCTGGGCCCCGCGACGGACGGCTTTGACGTGGCGACGCTGGAGCGCATTGCCGATCTCAGCGGCGTCGACGATGCCGCCTTGCGCGCCATGCACACGGACAACCTGCCGATGCCTTCGACGTTGGCCGACACGCTGCGCCAGTTTCGAATCGACCGCCAGCTTAATGAAATGATTGAACAGATTCGCCTTGGCCAAGCCGTTCCAGACGACCTTTACCCGTATGCCGTGCCAGAGATGGTCAACCTGTCGCGCTGGCCGCAGGGGCGTGTCATTGAAGTGTTTGACCCGGCCAACCCGAGCAGCGCGGTTTCCCGTTATGGTCAGGCCACAACACCGGCCAGGTCGGCCATCAGGGTTTCCCGGTCGCAGGTTTCAGCAGGCCAATTGCCGGAACAGGTGCTTGCAGCGCTGGACGAGCAAGACACCGTCACTCTGCTCGGTTTTGAAGGTGCCAGGGTCCGCGCCCAGCGCACCGCCGTGCTGCGTGAACAACTGGCCAACCATGTGGCAGCCAACAAACGTACGGTGTTCGAGCGCATCAACGCAGCCGACCGCGCGCCTGTCACACAAACACCGGGATTGACGGCGTTACGCGAGGTATTTCCGAAACTCTCGACAGGCGCGGTCGAAGAGATTCTGAAGGCTGCCAGCGCGCGCGAGCGGTTGTTCATCAAACAAAACGATCGCCTGCCGACCAGCCTGCTGCTGAAGGCGCGTGCGCGAATGCGCATCGCGCGGCTGAATCAGGCGCTGGTCGGCCTGCAGCTGGACAACGCAGCCTCGGCCGACAGCCGTCGCCTGGCCCTGCACGCCCTGGAAAAGCTGCCCGGCTGGCCGGATAACCTGCGCCTGGAGGTCCGCCAGCAAGACGTGGCCGGCACGTTGCTCGACAGCATCGGCAGCGAGTCGGCCACACAGGTCAAGTACCTGGTTACCGATGGCTATCAGCACAATCAACCCGGCCAGTTCCAGGCGTTCGATCAGGTGGGCAATCCGCTGAACAGCGTACCTGCTAGAGGTGACAATTTTTACCCCTCGATCATGTCGGCGCTGCCGGATAACGCGCGGCTGCAACTGGGGTTACCGCATGTAGGACAGCAGGCGCAATTGCAGCGCGCACTGGCCAGCCATGCGACAACGCACCGTGAGCAGATGCTCGAGGTGCTGATTCCGCATGCACCCGCCCGGCGCTTCAAGTCACCGCTGAAACTGTCCGACGGACGTACGGGCTATCGCTTGAGCGGACGCGGTGCGGGCGGCAGGCGCAATCATTTGTTGCTGGCACGGGTGCGGGATATCTACCCCAACTTCTCCGATGAAGTGGCTGAAGGCATGGTCAATCAATTATTGCTGGAGGGGCGGAGCACCTCACAGATTTTCCATTTACTCAATGAGCGGGCCCGCGAATATGAGGCGCTACGGGTGCAGCTGGAGCACTGGAGTCAGGCCGACGGTGCGGTGTTTGTGCGCGCTCCGGTCGCGCGAGTCATTCTCGACACCTGGCGCCTGCGGGGGCTGTGTGATGTCGAAGCCACTGTGCGTCTGGACCTGAATGCCGTCGACCGTTTGCCCGAACTGCACGCCAACTTTCCACATGTACGCACACTGGGGCTGAGCATTACCAACGTGGTGGGCCAAAGCAGTGAGGCCTTCGTGCGCCAGTTTCCCAACGTTCGGGCGCTGGAAGTGGCGATCTGGCAGGGCGCCGTGGGCACACTACTGGTCGAATCACTCAGATCACTGACGAGCATTCGCGAGTTACAAGTGATCGGCAGGCTGGACCAGGAATTCAGCGACACAGCTCAAGCCCTGGTGGATGCCATGCCCCAACTGGAGCGCCTCGCGTTGCACGGCATGACAGGCGAACTGGACGTCAGTCGTCTGTCGAATCTGCGCTCATTGAACATCTCCGGAACCCAGCAGAGCTGGCCAAAAGGCGTATTCGGGTTGCCGCATCTGAGGGCGCTGGACCTCAGTTATACGCGGATCACCACACTGCCGGACGAACTGTTTGTGGAGCCTCAGCCGCTCTGGGCCGGGTTGAAGATCAACTGGGCCAGACTCGATCAGGAGCAGTTCGTCAAAGCCTACGACTACCTGCACAACGACCCGGCCCACAGGGTCAATACCGAACAAATGCTTGATGTCTATTGCCGCGGCACACTCAAGGAGGCCATGGATTCGGGCAACGAGATGGCGACGACGGCGTTGCGCCAACTGAAGCGTGAGGGGCTTTCCGGGCAGACGCTGCTGGCGCACGTCAATGGTGTACGCCAGGACGGTAACGTACTGTCCGAGCAGCTCACGGTCTGGCAGCAAACCCCCAAAAGCGTCAACGGCAAACCCGTCGGGCTGCGCGATCGCGAAGTGGCAGCCTCGCGGATACGCGAGTGTTGGCGCAATGGCCTGCACCAGCGCTATGGCGCACAGCAGTCGGCGACGGCTTTTGAACCGCGTCCCGGACCTTCGACTTCGCGGCCCGGCCCGATAACGTTGCTGGCCGATACCGCGACGCTTGAATTGCCTGCTGCCACGCTGGGTGATCTGCCGCAACTGCCGACGCTGTCAACGACCGGCTTCAGCCATGTGCGCACCCTGAAAATGTCGGAAGTGCTGGTTTCACCCGAGGACTTCAGCGCGTTTTTGCGCCATTTTCCTGAGCTCGGCACCCTGGATCTGAGTCGCAATCAACTGCTCGAGATGCCGTCGATTCTGCCTGGCCTCGACCATCTGAATAAGCTCAGCCTGCACCACAACTACCTGTCGATCACCTCAGCTAACCAGACCCGCTTGAACGGTTTGCACGGTCTGGAATATCTGGATTTACGCTACAACCGCATTGAGTCATTGAATGCCACTTCGCTGCGCGGCTTGAAAGTCTTGCGCCTGGGCCATTCGGCGATCGAGAACTGGCCCACGGGGGTGCTGGATTTGCCGAATCTGTTGCAACTGGAGCTGAACAACAGTGCGATCACGACAATCCCCGAGGCCGCACTGACAGCCCGAGAGGGCCTCTGGATTGATTTGAGCGGCTGCCGTCTGAGCGAGAATGCGCGCCAGCGTTTGCTGGAGGCTTCTCGCTCGATCGTGCCAATGGGTATGTCCAGAGCCGACTTGCGCGATGGCATCACCGTGAGCGGTGGCCCGGCTTACTACCCGCCGCTGGTGAGCAAAAATCCCGAGCTGCTACTGGCGTTGCCGGTGATGCAGACGAGCGACCTGTCGCGGATGACGGCGCAAGCTCGACTGCAGCGGCTCGATACCGAATTGGGTGGCGCCGAGGCGATCCAGGCCGTAGACGAACTGACGGGACGCCTGGGTGGCGCCGTTCCCCTGTTCGCGCAACTGACCCGATGGGATGAGCAATTTCAGGCATTGACCCGGAGCCTGAACGAGTGGATTTCGGCGCCGCCATTTCAATTGCGCGAACTGTCCTTTCCCCTCTGGGTGTCCGCCATGGAGCGACGCAAGGCGGCTGACCTGATTCTCGCCTGCTGGCGCCAGAATCTGCGCGGTGCCGTGCCGGTTGAGGGGCTGGACGGTGGCTTTACCCTTGACCTGTTCGACATTCCACTGGGGCGATTGCCGGCCTTGTCAGGTGATTTTGCCCACGTCGGCGTACTGAAACTGAACAGGCTTTTTCTCGCCGAGAACGGCCTTGACGGATTTCTCGATGGCTTTGCAGGCGTGCACACGCTTGAACTCAATGGCAACCAACTCACGATGCTGCCGGAACCGGTGACCGCTTTGCCCGCGTTGCGTCGGCTTTCGGCTTCGCATAATCGCTTGTCCGCGTCGCCAGCGCTTCAGACGCACCTGAGCGCCCTGACTCATCTGCAATCACTTGATCTGTCGCAGAACTGGCTGGAAGAGCTGGATGTGTCGGCGTTGACCGGCCTTGAACGCCTCGTTTTGCACGGCAATCGATTGGTCTACTGGCCGGGCGGGGTGCTGACGCTCCCGGCACTGCGCGCGCTTGATCTGCGCGACAACATGATCGAAACCATTCCCCAGGTGTTGATGAGCGATGCTCATCGCCGGCTGCGCGCAGGCACTAATCTGGCGAACAACGATAACCTGGAAGGCGCCAGCCTGATCATGCTGCGCAACCACATGCAGGACGGTGAAACAATGCTGGGTTGGCCTTCCACTGAAATTGACGAAGTGCTGGAAAGCCTGGTGAGCGATAGCGACTTCGATACTGAAGAGTCTGCCATGAGTGACGAGATGATCGATGTCAGTCATGTGACGGGAACGGCTGCGCGCGAACGCTGGATCGATCCGGCTGCCGATGACGCCGAGGCATTGACGCGGGTCTGGAACGATCTGGAACAGGTGCCGGACAGTGCTGCCTTCTTCAACCTGCTCGATGGTCTGGATGGAACGAGGGATTTCCTTCAGGGACGTACCGAACTCACCCGTCGCGTGCATCGGGTGCTGACAGTTGCCGAACAAAACCCGGAGTTGCGGGAAGTCC
- a CDS encoding DUF2970 domain-containing protein has product MDDPVDNKPPSFWQMLHSVMAAAFGVQSAKNRARDFTHGKPGHFVILGIVFTAVFALTLLAIVKLVLHFAGV; this is encoded by the coding sequence ATGGACGATCCAGTCGACAACAAACCGCCGAGCTTCTGGCAGATGCTGCACAGTGTCATGGCCGCCGCCTTCGGGGTGCAGAGCGCAAAGAACCGGGCAAGGGATTTCACCCACGGCAAGCCCGGCCATTTCGTGATTCTGGGGATTGTGTTCACGGCGGTGTTTGCCCTGACCTTGCTGGCCATCGTCAAACTGGTGCTGCATTTCGCCGGGGTGTGA